The window TGTAACCTAATGCTTCCTTCCACACTCCAAGACAAGCTGTGTCTACtagtttaaaaatataaatcctTAATATCCTTCCTCACTGGACCAATAAGCTACAAACCTGctcttttcatttcttgtaTCATTACTGTTTGTTGCTAAGACTGTATTTGTTTCCTTACAGCTCATGATGCATCGGGAAACAAATTCCTCTGGTAAATATCTTGTTCAATAATCTAGTGAGATTAAAAACTTTGCTGATttcactaaccaagaccactccttctagaatatagatttaatggtttattgggAGGGTGGTGGAAAAGCAGGGTGAAACGGAGGAAGGATAGTTAGAGGGATGATTGGAaagggaaggatggatgggggaggggagagggtcGGGGATGTGAGGATGAGGGGGTGAGGGTCGAGGTCATGGGATGCGGATGAGGGGGTAAGTGTCGAGGGAATGAGGGTCAagggatggggagaaagaagagcaggcgggaaagaggagaaggagggagtggATAGGAGAGTGATAGATGTAAGAAGGAGAGGCGTCGACATCAGGGAGGTAAGTGGGAACAAGGGGGTCGAGACTCAGGGCGGGGGTGCTGTCTCGATGGTCTGGCATCTATACGAAGCCCCCTGTTCCTGTGTtcaagcagagaagagagaaaagttaGCGGAGGGGTCGGGTGGGAGGGTGGCAAGCTGAGACAAAGGGGAGAGGAATGGATGTGGTGTGTTTAAATTCCCTGTTTTATGGAAATGGGAAATGGGACTTATAAACTTTGTTTAtaaactttgtttataagtctataaacttcatttctggaaagtaaagagaaaatgagCATGTAAAAAGACACTTTTTGAATCTCTCTTGCAGTcatcagcagcaaacagcagcaacatgaaATAGCAGACATGTATCCAAGCGCCATGCTGACAGGTAAGACATAGTTTATAGTGCAAGGCTTTCAGTATTAGAAATTTAGTTTCTAGGAAAGGCACTTAGGTTTGTTTCAAAGTGGAGatggcaaattaaaaaaatgtgcgCCCTATGTTGACTGCAAAGCTCTttgtaagaagaagaaaaaactgaataacAGTTGTGTAGGAAACATCAGTAGGAACCCGTTTTCGACATTCTTTAGTTGTCTGTATATGTTGATGATGTTACATAACACAAATTATATGAACCTATAAATTGCGATATATTTTTACCTGTATGATAATACAATATATAGACTGTATCAGTTTAATACTGACAGCATGGATTCTTTTTCCTGGTGCCACAAAGACTTAAAAATATTCCCATGGAAAATGCAGTGGAACAAGCATAACAGTTGTAAATCATCTCACATTGAGAGACAACTGATCAAACAGCAACACTTCTCACTATTACTTTAATACATTTGCAATGTGTAttgaaaacacaacagacagaTTATAACAGTGATCAGCAAATGGTCAGCATAGTCAAAAAAAAGTGGACATAGGAACAAAGGTTGTGTCTACGCTGTTAACTGTAGTTGGTAGGCacattctgttttgtttttccttacatGTTCCccctttatatatatatacagttgtTTTCTAACCAGGATAAATGACAGTAAAGGAGTAGTTAGAACAGTAGAACTGtaggaagaaaggaaaaaataataatgaaaaaagaagaacagaacTGGGACAGTTATTTACCCTGTGTGTATTTAGGGTATAAAAATGGAGACAGAATTGTGGATCTGtcagatgggtgacaaattaaagagtAGTTAGTTATTTGTTGCTTCCAGGAGCCTCCAGAACAGCACCAGTGGTCCTTGTCATAGATCCTCCACTCTAATGGAGGGatgaacaactttttttcaaaaGATGTTCCCTCATTCAGTATTTtagatgatggtggtggagagcaccGTCTAACACGTCGCTCCAAAATCTCCCACAGGTattcagttgggttgagatctggtgactgctaaggccatagcatatgatcCACTTTATACTTTGGTTTTTGAttgacaaatatagaaaatcactaGTCTAGACAGTTGTGATCCAACTGATTTTCAGCATTTGTCAGTGTAATATAGAGGCTCACCAATATCAAGAATGTGTGTTGCTTTGCATTTGAGTCAAAGACCACATCAACAGGTGTCTCAGATCAGGTCCTCCTCTCAGATTGATTGTTTACTGTAGAgcttaaatgtgagaaaaaaaaaaacaaaaaaaaaaacacaacctaaTTTTCTGCCTTTCTGTTCTCATCCATAGCTCCCAATGACAATTTCACTGTTGGGAAATGTCTTCAGTGGCAGAGTACTTTAGGAAATGCCTACTGTGACAGAGGTTTCAACTACTCCAATGGAAACCTTGTGGTGCCCAGACATGGCAAGTACAAAGTTTTCCTGCAGATCACCTACGAGAGTGATCCCAACAAATGTCATGGACAAGATGAGATAAGACTCTCCACCAAGGTCTCAGTTTTCCGGGAAGCTTACCCTAAGGACACAGATCTCCTGTCATCATTCGACACAGTGAATTGTAGCATGAATAACTGGAGTAAATCACTCTATACAGCCGGCTTGTTTGACCTGCCAGAAAACAGCAAACTATGCGTGACAATATCACACCCTGAACTTATTGTCAAGAGGGAAGAATTGACATTCTTTGGTGTTGAACTTCAGCACTCCATGAGAATTTTAGGGAAGACACCAGTGTAGTTATATGCTTTCCTTTTACTATTACTGCTTATGAAAAGTGTAAACTCACTGATGAATTTGCAACATTAAGAAGTTAGTAGTATTTACTGTACTGCAGGTTTGCTTTATCTCGTTCAAGTTATAAGCTGCATTATTTTTAACTCATTAATAACTGCTCCCTGAACAGTGAttcaactagagctgcaatgaaaatcaaaattctctggttccagcttcttaacagtaatattttctgctttctttagtcctctataatagtaaacagaatatctttggttgggacaaaacatgagattttaggttgcatcttgggctttgagaacctgtgatcaacatttttctcaattttctgacattttaaagtccAAATGACTAATCAGTTCATTGAGAAATAATGGACATATTAATCCATAATAGGCATTGTAAATTttcaattatatttatatagcgccGAATCACAACAAAAGgcatctcagggcacttttcacatagagcaagTCTGGACCGTACtgagacccaacaattcctcCGTGAGCAGCGCTTGGCAACAGatgtaaggaaaaactcccctttaatgggaagtAACCACAAGCTCtatcattatcagttaattaaatatgtttgtgaTTTGTACTGTTAGTCAGACACAGTAAGCATTTTGAAGACACCACCTTGTTCCCTTGAAATAGTAGTGCACATTTTTCAGTGCTCAGTCAGAAGTCATTGGAATTTGCCTATTAGATGTTAATACTTCTTCTTAACAAGTGCGTAGTGttttttactgtagtttaaaGTTCAAAAGGTCACCAAAAACATAACAATTCATCACGACTAAAGCTGTGTTTAAGCACAAAGCCAGACATATGCACACACGTTCTTTTttatcagatttataaagcgGTGTGTACACATGGTTCTGTtctataaatctcagtcattgtggaAATGGGTGCATGCGCACAAGCCTAATCTCTACTCCCATAAtgagccataaatggatgaaaacaCACCCTGAACCCGCTTCATATCAGTTGGCCGCCTACTCCACCAGTCTATACAGCTGCCAATCagacaaacaggaaagagaacgtgcagtttcacagattgtgtTGCACCTGCAAGGTTCAATAGCTAGAACAGCTGTGATTACACATGACTGTGAGGCTCTTAATAgcgtccatatcattaattcatttcatgGACTGTAAACCATCGCCAGCAGTGATATCTCAATTGATGATTAGTTTGTACAAGGTGTgacacaactaaggataaaCATCATATTAAgagcaaataaatacataaaatgttgactcctatgtaaataaaaagaatgatgAAATCAATCACACAAAGATGATCAATATTATGTTTGTAAATGCGTTTTTaattggcattttacaaatcccacaatcagtgcagctgaTTCTCAAcctaaacaatgttttactaaaagattgCATCTCTCACCTTATTTCatctcatcacatcaccctcagaTCAATTTAGAAAATCATGTACGCTGGTCTGAAGAACGCGAGGTGCACACATTCTCACCATACATTCTGGTTTTTGTGCATAGGCatcgtttatgcatctggccccaggtCTCATGTAGGATAATAATTTGGTAGCTGCACTGGAAATAATGATGATCTTTATTTGGCCAACCCGTAAATCTTATTTACACAGTTTACACCAGGTCACGTAACCAGGTGGTCAGTCTGTTAAACCCTGTGGAAAAACCTTCACTAAGATTAAAAACAAGTCAATAATGGTCACTTCAGTAAGGAGGAACAATTGGAAACATTTAACAAGTTAGCAAGAGAAGACCTTTGGGCATTAGATTCCACAGACCTGAAGCATCTTGATTAAGCATAGGTCCGGGAAAATAGGAGATGGACAAATCCGCAAATAGAATGACAAGGTTGAAATCATATCAGGCAGTTTTTCTTCATTCAAATTGAAAGTCTAAGGAGAGgatgttgtgtttctgtgcagattgtaaagccccctgaggcaaacaattacataaaaattgacttgacttgaggAACATGGCCAGAAACATAGCTGGCCGGCCAGATAGAGTCAAGTGTATGAGCAAGTTTTGTAACGTGGGAAAGTACAAGTCAAGGAGAGGGTTagagaaaa of the Thunnus maccoyii chromosome 9, fThuMac1.1, whole genome shotgun sequence genome contains:
- the LOC121904146 gene encoding tumor necrosis factor ligand superfamily member 15-like; this translates as MEMLNGNRRPVCSWETSGMEEDSECPCCCGEEGRLHRQNSLIRLLHRREKRLTRMAHFLAVALLLVISVALALLLALLLGRSAPDTPDSQLMMHRETNSSVISSKQQQHEIADMYPSAMLTAPNDNFTVGKCLQWQSTLGNAYCDRGFNYSNGNLVVPRHGKYKVFLQITYESDPNKCHGQDEIRLSTKVSVFREAYPKDTDLLSSFDTVNCSMNNWSKSLYTAGLFDLPENSKLCVTISHPELIVKREELTFFGVELQHSMRILGKTPV